GCATGAGCAAAGCCTGAGGTAGTAGCCTTTCTTTTGGTTCTAGCTCTTTAGGCAAGTCCTTCTTCCATGCCTCAAGCCTCGTGTGAATCTCGCTGAGCCTCTTCAGTTCAACCTGTTTCGAGAGGGGCTTATCTCGAGGGGTTGGATCATAGAAAGACACGAGTAGATCACCACTGATCTCACACAGTTTGCATATTTGTAATGCCACCGTCCTGGTCCGTGAAGGCTGTGTATTTTCAATGCTCGCCCCAGCATCAGTGTAGGAAGACCACAATTCTGCCTCCTCATTAGGTAGAATGTCGATCTTTGGTACGCTCACGCTAGTAGCCGCCAGTTGAGGAAGGCGACCAAGGTAATTAGACCAGCATCTATGATAGTTAGCCATTTGCTCGAGCATCTATGTAAAGTAGAAAAGGGGAAGTACTTGTCAATGATAAAACAGCCCCAGAAAGTGATTCGCCGTGCGTcaacctcctcttcatcaaggTTGCGAGCTCCAAGACTGGTTGAGTCGAAGTTTAGGCCTAAATCCAATGCCATACGGAAGCTCATGCCACTGTATACCCAGCCTTTGCCTTCACGACCACACCCAGCCTCTCTGACAGACATGAGGGCGAGAGCTTGGACGGTGCAAAGTTTCGCATTTGCATGCTCATCATTTTCGAGCACAAGCCTTTTTGCTTCCTTGAAAAAGTGGTCTCCTGCGGTCGCCGGGTTCTGAGGGTCTTCCCGAGCCCCGTCCCAAGAGCTGAAGTGGCAGCCGAGAGCTAACATTGCATTGACCAATAGAGACGAACAGTACTGGCCGGAGACATTATGCATATAATCGCGATAGAAGAGATCTTTCGAGAGAATAGTGAAAAAGGGGTAATGCCACGTGAAGTACATCGTCATGAGGTGGCTAATCAACTGTGCATCCGCAGTAACTCTCGTCCATTGGGTAATAGAGCGATCGTGTGTATGGGACACACTCTGGCCCTCTAAGTCCGCATTATACTCATAGAGCTCCGACCCGGGCGGCAAGAAAATGAGGTTCGAAGTACCGCCAATAAACTTCCGAGAGCCGTCCAGCATAAGGCCACTCATCTTTCCTGCTAATTCCGACTCAAATTGATCTGCCTGTGTCGGGTCATAATCTCCATTAGGTACGGGATCCCTGGAAGTGGATGTAGAACCCCTTTCCTGACCCATGATCGACTGTGCGACATCCTCTAGATTATCGCAGGATCGTATCTGCCGTACCAAGTCGAAagcatcctcttcttcatagtTCAATATGGCCTGTATCAGGGTCAATAGCGTCGCATTCTTCGTCCGTAGCGTATCAGTGTCCTTCTTATACACCCCTTTGCGACGATGGTCCGAGTTGGGATCATAAACGCCTAAGAAGTAGTTAGTCATGTCTATCGCGCTACACATTCGTTGATGTGGTGAGATTACAGGTCGTATGGTATACTGAGGAGCAGGCTGCACAACTGGGTAGATTGCCATCGCACTGGAACCAAACATTAGATGTGAAATTTATGGAGAGGCTGTGGAAGCAGCTCCTATACCTTCGATTTTCTTCGGCGACAAGCGATGCAGGCTGTGCTGACACAGCGCCTCTTAGAAGTAGATCCACCATCCGTATTACTTATCTGGGGCCGCGCACTCGGCTTTCCTCGAGGTCCTTTGAATGTTGAAGACTCCATGGCCAATTCTGGCCTCTTCTCCGCAGAGCCCTCGTTCATGCTTGTCAAGTCCACCCAAGAATGTTCGGGAAAAGCGTAGGGTCAGAGCGGAGCATGCTTATCGAACGTGGGGAGAGCACTTGGCGCGTTGGTTTTGAATGGATGTCACCGGGTCTTGGGGGTAGACGAGAGGTTACGTCGCTGGTAATGAGGGCTCAACACAGAGATCCTGGTCTTGTGATAGGCGCATTAACTATAGGGGCGCGGCGGCTAGTGTGTAGATGAGCATAACACCAATTGTCCAGTATCACGCAGATCGATGAGCACAGATCATTGAAAGGTGGTACATGGAATGAGATAGGTCGCCCCCAGACTGCTAATGACCCGCAAGTGGAGGCGGGGAGCCGTTGATAGAGGGGATTTCTATCGGGACCTGCAGGCAGTGTCGGCTCGAACTGACAGAGATAAGGGTCTGGATGAGGTGCGCAGATGACGATTGGACTAGGGGAGACGCTCAGAGAACAATCAGGCACGATAGATACTAGTAGCTGCTAGACTACTAATAGCTTCCTGCAGCGCATCCATCGAGGCTCTCGTTCTGGCAGCAATTCATTCTGAATCATTTGGTTGGCGAGCAAATCGCGCGATAAGCGGCCACCGCCTTCGCTGACTAAGAAACTTGGTCTGTCATCATTTCATCGCATTTCAGTTGTCGActcatttccttcatttcttttaTCCATTCCTAAGTGTCTTAGGGATTGTATCATATCTCGATATATACTATGTTTCTTACAACCCCTGATTCTAGGGCTAGGTCAGTGCCTGTATGTACCTACTAAGTTCTTTCATCCTTCACCCCCGAACGATCGTCCATCCACTAATCAGTGATGTTATATTATAAGAAAAGTTGGAGATTTGATAGAGAGTCGTACATGACCTCAATCTGTTTCATTAAGTTTATCGTTATGGAGAATAGCTACTACGTACTGTACTCCCTATGTATATCTCCTTCCACATCCCTTCCGATTTACCCGGTGTACAAAGTACGAAACCTCTCACAGTCCCAACAAAGGAAAAGTCTGGGAGAAAAATTCCTCTCCAACCACGGCTTGTATCCCAGCTTTTCCCTTAccgctcttctccaacataTGTACGCTGACAACACATCGTATTCCAGCCTAGAAAGGCTACTAATAGTAAAGCACGATGAAGATATTATGCACCCAATCCAGATTACTTGATGCCAAGTCCCTTCACCCCGTTTGGTTTAGTGCTGTAAGAGTCCCAGTTGAATCGGCATGCTTCCGTATTTTTGCCGTTTGTTTGGAACCGAGGTgagaaatatttttattatttgcCTCTATCTTCTGAAacagataaaaaaaaaaaaaaagaaaagaaaaagaataaaagaaaatagatagaaaaaaTTTCCCACTCcaacagaaaaaggaaaaaaaagaagcccCTGGTCATATC
This DNA window, taken from Aspergillus flavus chromosome 5, complete sequence, encodes the following:
- a CDS encoding C6 transcription factor, with product MNEGSAEKRPELAMESSTFKGPRGKPSARPQISNTDGGSTSKRRCVSTACIACRRRKSKCDGNLPSCAACSSVYHTTCVYDPNSDHRRKGVYKKDTDTLRTKNATLLTLIQAILNYEEEDAFDLVRQIRSCDNLEDVAQSIMGQERGSTSTSRDPVPNGDYDPTQADQFESELAGKMSGLMLDGSRKFIGGTSNLIFLPPGSELYEYNADLEGQSVSHTHDRSITQWTRVTADAQLISHLMTMYFTWHYPFFTILSKDLFYRDYMHNVSGQYCSSLLVNAMLALGCHFSSWDGAREDPQNPATAGDHFFKEAKRLVLENDEHANAKLCTVQALALMSVREAGCGREGKGWVYSGMSFRMALDLGLNFDSTSLGARNLDEEEVDARRITFWGCFIIDKCWSNYLGRLPQLAATSVSVPKIDILPNEEAELWSSYTDAGASIENTQPSRTRTVALQICKLCEISGDLLVSFYDPTPRDKPLSKQVELKRLSEIHTRLEAWKKDLPKELEPKERLLPQALLMHMFYQLLFIHLYRPFLKYTKSNSPLPQHVSPRKLCTQAASAISKLLRIYKRNYGFKQICNVAVYMAHTACTIHLLNLPEKNAQRDVVHCLRHLEEMGESWLCARRTLRILDISASKWQVELPPEAVMVLEQTHLKWGSWGSWDQAASPSTSEQSPPSVAAQPPATISNSLPSPGQYTSTHEPGDPSIQGPPNALGSLGTQYATGMPIPTSLSAMRAAQRYSSAQLPRTDAQLPEPTYLRPVSHAYGSVHSVPLSQHDSWYDPKDAQGRSLGTGQDISSTSSASPITGFGTPENLVEESQDWWFRDANAFNPGYENWKEGWNPAMTGMAPDFRYIGQASGPDNTSRPQPVRYSVGVPPSITQSDENPAIPRYDEAVFPRNYPP